The following are encoded together in the Bacillus cereus group sp. RP43 genome:
- a CDS encoding HBL/NHE enterotoxin family protein has protein sequence MNKNFPYKLLAVSTFLTLTTTTVVSPVAAYASESKMEQTSTEDIFLSVNSEKMKKALQDAGVFAKSMNDYSYLLINNPDVNFEGIDIKGYTNLPSQILQDQKNAREHATKWDSHIKKQLLDTLTGIVEYDTKFDNYYDTLVEAINEGDADTLKEGITDLQGEIKQNQAYTQNLIQELAKLRDSIGEDVRAFGGHKNILESILKNQASGIDEDEKHLNDVLEQVRHFKQVESDGIITVSVPSIPTWIAGGVMIGVARDNLGTLEPLLAQLRQTIDYKVTLNRVVGVAYNNINEMHNAIGSAINALTYMSAQWHDLDSQYSGVLSHIDKASQKADQNKFKFLKPNLNAAKDSWETLRADAFTLKEGIKTLKMDPVSSKK, from the coding sequence GTGAATAAAAACTTTCCTTACAAATTACTTGCTGTATCAACGTTTTTAACTTTGACAACAACTACTGTCGTTTCTCCAGTAGCAGCCTACGCAAGTGAAAGTAAAATGGAACAAACTAGTACTGAAGATATATTTCTTTCTGTAAACAGCGAAAAGATGAAAAAAGCTTTACAAGATGCTGGGGTATTTGCAAAATCCATGAATGATTACTCTTATTTGTTAATTAATAATCCAGATGTCAACTTTGAAGGAATTGATATTAAAGGGTATACAAATCTACCTAGTCAAATTCTACAAGATCAAAAGAATGCAAGAGAGCATGCTACGAAATGGGATTCACACATAAAAAAACAACTTTTAGATACACTGACGGGGATTGTAGAGTATGATACTAAATTCGACAATTATTATGACACATTAGTAGAAGCGATTAATGAAGGGGACGCAGACACATTAAAAGAAGGCATTACAGATTTACAAGGTGAGATTAAACAAAATCAAGCATATACACAGAATTTAATACAAGAACTAGCTAAGTTAAGAGATAGTATTGGAGAAGATGTCCGAGCATTTGGAGGTCATAAAAATATCTTGGAATCGATTTTAAAAAACCAAGCATCTGGAATAGATGAAGATGAAAAGCACCTAAATGATGTTTTAGAGCAAGTAAGACATTTTAAACAAGTAGAATCAGATGGAATAATAACTGTATCAGTTCCCTCTATTCCTACATGGATTGCCGGAGGTGTAATGATAGGTGTAGCAAGAGATAATTTAGGTACGTTAGAGCCATTATTAGCGCAATTACGTCAAACTATAGACTATAAAGTAACATTAAATCGTGTAGTCGGTGTTGCGTATAATAACATTAATGAAATGCACAATGCAATTGGGTCGGCTATTAATGCTCTTACTTATATGTCTGCACAATGGCATGATTTAGATTCTCAATATTCAGGAGTGCTTAGTCATATTGACAAAGCGTCCCAAAAAGCAGATCAAAATAAATTTAAATTCTTAAAACCTAACCTGAATGCAGCGAAAGACAGTTGGGAAACATTAAGAGCTGATGCGTTTACATTAAAAGAAGGGATAAAAACATTAAAAATGGATCCTGTTTCTTCAAAAAAATAG
- a CDS encoding putative mucin/carbohydrate-binding domain-containing protein, with protein MISQKKKKRFNKVIIITAACSIFSMFGASISHTKAATHSAAPAVYVSPQNIPASDIISIDWSPVQTPPYTYWAVHNWNAGGEAGGYAGFQQQSGFDENGKRTLHFALWDPISSKEAIKAEYLSPNSQAGPFGGEGTGMKVQTTYGWKDYNWYRMTMRSWQENGHTKFGQWLKDVTNNKWHQIAIMDFPVANVAFNHGLGMFQEDWADSGQNVREARLKNGYSRKLVDKQWSSWNNQNISGTHDNTYQYDGGATSEYVWVKAGGNTQSTIGSGKIFTLNQPTQPEIGKLDFDIQSIYYENEKLNVSWKLKENSTPQFKGKIEIYNNENMTGQPINVIDDIKSYQNGISQSISLSTNAYAKIVLTDLFDQTVEKKVQIKNESPNIFEGKGFAWSLKGIGDFEFAKVNLNKSTEEMQIDLKAGVPHDYFDSTYASIKVQNTSGKVIYNKEIYGNKQQNAESQKVPVKVGDYIELTHLEGVHRATFTNVDNSKQESFGKKAIYEVTKEGLKKVEKMPEATILDGNQFGWSLKGYSDREIAKVDYDKTAEEMKIKLEAGVPHSYFASTYASIKVQNSSGNVLYNKEIVGNKQQNAESQTVPVKVGDYIEFTHIEGEATKEKTRATLTNLENNKNETIGKTARYQVTKEGLKKVEKMPETTVLDGNQFAWSLKGYNDREIAKVEYNKATEKMQIKIEAGVPHSYFTSTYASIKVQNSSGNILYNKEIVGNRQQAAESQTVPVKVGDYIELTHIEGEAQKEKTRATLTNLENSKQEYIGKKRIYQVTSMGLLIKS; from the coding sequence GTGATTAGTCAGAAAAAAAAGAAAAGGTTTAATAAAGTTATTATAATTACCGCAGCATGTAGCATATTTTCTATGTTTGGAGCGTCTATTTCGCACACTAAAGCTGCAACACATTCAGCTGCTCCAGCAGTTTATGTCAGTCCCCAAAATATACCTGCCTCAGATATTATTAGTATAGACTGGTCACCAGTTCAGACTCCACCTTATACGTACTGGGCTGTACACAACTGGAATGCAGGTGGTGAAGCTGGAGGATATGCTGGTTTTCAACAACAAAGTGGGTTTGATGAAAATGGAAAACGTACTTTACATTTTGCTTTATGGGATCCAATTTCCTCTAAAGAAGCAATAAAGGCCGAATACTTATCTCCGAATTCGCAAGCTGGACCCTTTGGAGGAGAAGGAACAGGAATGAAGGTTCAAACAACTTATGGTTGGAAAGACTACAATTGGTACAGAATGACAATGCGTTCATGGCAAGAAAATGGTCATACTAAATTTGGACAATGGCTGAAAGATGTAACAAATAATAAATGGCATCAAATTGCAATTATGGATTTTCCTGTTGCTAATGTTGCATTTAATCATGGATTAGGAATGTTTCAAGAAGACTGGGCTGATAGTGGACAGAATGTTCGAGAAGCGCGCCTGAAAAATGGTTATAGCCGAAAGTTAGTAGATAAACAATGGAGTTCTTGGAATAATCAAAATATCTCAGGGACGCATGATAATACTTATCAATATGATGGAGGAGCCACTTCAGAATATGTATGGGTCAAAGCAGGAGGTAATACGCAGTCTACCATTGGATCAGGAAAAATATTCACGCTAAATCAACCTACTCAACCTGAAATAGGAAAACTAGATTTTGATATTCAATCTATATATTATGAAAATGAAAAATTAAATGTATCTTGGAAACTAAAAGAAAATAGTACACCGCAATTTAAGGGGAAAATTGAAATTTATAACAATGAAAATATGACGGGCCAACCTATTAACGTAATTGATGATATTAAATCTTATCAAAATGGAATCAGTCAATCTATATCATTATCAACAAATGCTTATGCAAAAATTGTATTAACGGATTTATTTGATCAAACTGTTGAGAAAAAGGTACAAATCAAAAATGAATCTCCAAACATTTTTGAAGGTAAAGGATTTGCATGGTCGCTGAAAGGGATTGGCGATTTTGAATTTGCGAAAGTAAATTTAAATAAATCAACAGAAGAAATGCAAATTGATCTAAAAGCAGGTGTACCACATGACTACTTTGATAGTACATATGCAAGTATTAAAGTGCAGAATACATCAGGTAAAGTGATCTATAACAAAGAGATTTATGGAAACAAACAGCAAAATGCTGAATCACAAAAGGTACCAGTCAAAGTAGGAGATTATATCGAGTTAACACATTTAGAAGGTGTGCATAGAGCTACTTTCACAAATGTCGATAATAGTAAGCAAGAGAGTTTTGGAAAAAAAGCCATATACGAAGTTACAAAAGAAGGTCTGAAGAAAGTAGAAAAAATGCCAGAAGCAACAATCTTAGATGGAAATCAATTTGGATGGTCATTAAAAGGATATAGTGATAGAGAAATTGCAAAAGTAGATTACGATAAAACGGCAGAAGAGATGAAGATAAAACTAGAAGCAGGTGTACCACATTCCTACTTTGCTAGTACGTATGCGAGTATTAAGGTCCAGAATTCTTCTGGAAATGTTCTGTACAATAAGGAAATCGTGGGAAATAAACAACAAAATGCTGAAAGCCAAACTGTGCCAGTCAAGGTAGGGGATTACATTGAATTTACCCATATAGAAGGAGAAGCAACAAAGGAGAAAACGCGAGCAACTTTAACTAACCTTGAAAATAACAAAAATGAAACCATTGGAAAGACAGCAAGGTATCAAGTTACAAAAGAAGGCCTGAAGAAAGTAGAGAAAATGCCAGAAACAACAGTTTTAGATGGAAATCAATTTGCCTGGTCTTTAAAGGGATATAATGATCGAGAAATCGCAAAAGTAGAGTATAACAAAGCAACAGAAAAAATGCAGATTAAAATAGAAGCGGGAGTACCCCATTCCTATTTTACTAGTACGTATGCAAGCATTAAAGTTCAAAACTCATCTGGCAATATTTTGTACAATAAAGAAATTGTAGGAAATAGACAACAAGCTGCTGAAAGCCAAACTGTTCCAGTCAAAGTAGGAGATTATATTGAGTTGACTCATATAGAGGGAGAAGCACAAAAGGAAAAGACACGTGCCACACTTACTAATCTTGAGAATAGTAAACAGGAATATATAGGAAAGAAAAGAATATATCAGGTTACCTCTATGGGATTATTAATAAAGTCATAG
- a CDS encoding HBL/NHE enterotoxin family protein: MMKFPFKVITLATLATVITATNGSTIHALAQEQTAQEQKIENYALGPEGLKKVLAETGSHILVMDLYAKTMIKQPNVNLSNIDLGSGGGELIKNIHVNQELSRINANYWLDTAKPNIQKTARNIVNYDEQFQNYYDTLVDTVKKKDKAGLKEGIGDLIGTIHTNSNEVTEVIKMLEAFKTKLYTNTVDFKNNVGGPDGQGGLTAILAGKQALVPQLQAEIENLRSTQKAHFDNVLAWSIGGGLGAAILVIGTIAGAVVIVVTGGTATPAVVGGLTALGAAGIGLGTAAGVEASNHINSYNEISNKIGELSMKADLANQAVISLTNTKDTLTYLYQTVDQAIMSLTSIQQQWNTMGANYKDLYDNIDQMQEHKLSLIPDDLKAAKQSWNDIHKDAEFISKDIAFKQEKTN; the protein is encoded by the coding sequence ATAATGAAATTTCCATTTAAGGTCATAACTTTGGCCACTTTAGCAACGGTTATAACTGCTACGAATGGTAGTACTATTCACGCACTTGCACAAGAACAGACAGCACAAGAACAGAAAATAGAAAATTATGCGTTAGGACCTGAAGGGTTAAAGAAAGTGTTGGCTGAAACAGGCTCTCATATTCTTGTAATGGATTTGTACGCAAAAACAATGATTAAGCAACCGAATGTAAATTTATCCAACATTGATTTAGGTTCAGGAGGGGGAGAATTAATCAAAAACATTCACGTGAATCAGGAACTGTCACGAATCAATGCAAATTACTGGCTAGATACAGCGAAGCCAAACATTCAAAAGACAGCACGTAATATTGTAAATTATGATGAACAATTTCAAAATTATTACGACACACTAGTAGATACTGTAAAAAAGAAAGATAAGGCGGGCCTCAAAGAAGGAATTGGGGATTTAATCGGTACAATTCATACAAATTCAAATGAAGTTACGGAAGTTATTAAGATGTTAGAAGCTTTCAAAACAAAGTTGTATACAAATACTGTAGATTTTAAAAATAATGTTGGAGGTCCAGATGGACAAGGGGGATTAACGGCTATATTAGCGGGAAAACAAGCACTTGTCCCACAACTACAGGCCGAAATTGAGAATTTACGTTCTACGCAGAAAGCACATTTTGATAATGTATTAGCCTGGTCAATTGGTGGTGGATTAGGAGCAGCTATTTTAGTTATTGGAACGATTGCAGGAGCGGTAGTAATTGTTGTGACTGGTGGCACAGCGACACCAGCTGTTGTTGGTGGTCTAACAGCTCTAGGGGCAGCTGGTATCGGTTTAGGAACAGCAGCTGGTGTTGAGGCATCTAATCATATAAACTCCTATAATGAAATTTCGAATAAAATTGGAGAATTAAGTATGAAAGCTGATTTAGCTAACCAAGCAGTTATTTCACTTACTAATACAAAAGACACTTTAACATATTTGTATCAAACAGTTGATCAAGCAATTATGTCTCTAACAAGTATTCAGCAACAATGGAATACAATGGGAGCAAATTATAAAGATTTATATGATAATATCGATCAAATGCAAGAACATAAACTTTCGTTAATACCTGACGATTTAAAGGCTGCAAAACAAAGTTGGAATGATATTCATAAGGACGCAGAATTCATTTCAAAAGACATTGCTTTTAAACAAGAAAAAACAAACTAA
- a CDS encoding M60 family metallopeptidase, producing the protein MGNNSKYKTRKILAATATVTMLATGMISSPDVFAEEMQQQKKLSTSLQEEKSVKLENRTYTVPGKGDVEVLKQQERKSMAFSPYEPTGLYAKPNEQITINVEGNQDIQAYIGTYSYDASWREDSKIKSFTLKPGINTIQSPNGGMIYFYNKQQGGTIRTTVTTGGTTTPFFELGKHTKQDLINMLDQYPNAHAVELKGERVLITASPARVKKYLLGSNTDPVQLLKKLDEATRIQDKVAGLSEEQADKHYIHYVEENHSPDYYMYAYPYRTAYVGDAIQYVLDINKFIKDGWGPWHEAGHLRQQWPWNFYNMTEVQNNIYSLSVEKAFNQPSNLEKSGIYPKAFQYLEQTNKNYDEISDVFVKLVMLWQLQLAYGEDFHPKLHQLYRDMPSSELPQTDETKKQLFMISASKVAKQNLIPFFEKWGLRPNNDTIQKVAALGYPILTAEIWKGTDSNPIKPDMPNGNNILEGNKFAWSLKGISDFEFAKVNFNKSTEEMQIDLKEGIPHHYFNETYASIKVQNASGKVVYKKDIYGNKQQNAELQKVPVKVGDYIELTHLEGVHRATFMNVDNSKQESFGKKAIYEVTKDGLKTVNQIVNPKPDTEAPTQPQGLYASNVSSNSVELKWNPSTDNVGVKEYQVLRDGQLIQTVQGTTFTDQNLTANKEYKYAVKAVDAAGNTSIQSNILPIKTKDQNVSYEKWDPKKAYTKGDKVEHQGKVYEAVQNHQGNGDTNWIFALSLWKPITIK; encoded by the coding sequence ATGGGGAATAATTCAAAATATAAAACTAGAAAAATACTTGCAGCTACTGCTACAGTAACTATGCTTGCGACTGGAATGATTTCTTCACCGGATGTCTTTGCAGAGGAAATGCAGCAGCAAAAAAAATTATCAACATCACTGCAAGAAGAAAAGTCAGTTAAATTAGAAAATAGAACATATACAGTCCCAGGAAAAGGGGATGTTGAGGTACTAAAACAACAGGAAAGAAAAAGTATGGCATTTAGTCCATATGAACCAACTGGTTTATATGCAAAGCCAAATGAACAAATAACAATTAATGTAGAAGGAAATCAAGATATTCAAGCATACATTGGAACGTATTCGTATGATGCTTCTTGGAGAGAAGATTCTAAAATAAAATCATTTACATTAAAACCGGGTATAAACACAATCCAATCTCCAAATGGGGGAATGATTTATTTTTATAATAAACAACAAGGTGGTACCATTCGAACAACAGTCACAACAGGTGGGACGACTACTCCTTTCTTTGAACTAGGAAAGCATACGAAACAAGATTTAATAAACATGCTGGACCAATATCCAAATGCACATGCAGTGGAGTTAAAGGGAGAACGTGTATTAATTACGGCTAGCCCTGCACGTGTTAAGAAATATTTGTTGGGTTCTAATACAGATCCTGTACAACTCTTAAAAAAGTTGGATGAAGCTACTCGAATTCAGGACAAAGTAGCTGGGTTATCCGAGGAACAAGCAGATAAACATTATATTCATTACGTAGAAGAAAATCATTCGCCCGATTATTATATGTATGCGTATCCTTATCGAACCGCTTATGTAGGAGATGCAATCCAATACGTGTTAGATATTAATAAATTTATAAAAGATGGCTGGGGTCCATGGCATGAGGCAGGGCATTTGAGACAACAATGGCCCTGGAATTTTTATAATATGACAGAAGTACAAAATAATATATACAGCCTTTCTGTAGAAAAAGCATTTAATCAACCATCCAATTTAGAGAAAAGTGGAATTTATCCAAAAGCGTTTCAATATCTAGAACAAACGAATAAAAATTATGACGAAATTAGTGATGTTTTTGTTAAGCTTGTTATGCTTTGGCAACTACAGTTAGCATATGGAGAGGATTTCCATCCTAAATTACATCAATTGTATAGAGACATGCCTTCAAGTGAACTTCCACAAACTGATGAAACGAAAAAACAATTATTTATGATTTCAGCATCAAAAGTAGCCAAACAAAATTTGATTCCTTTCTTTGAGAAGTGGGGATTACGTCCAAATAACGATACCATCCAAAAAGTGGCTGCATTAGGATATCCAATTTTAACAGCAGAGATTTGGAAGGGTACGGATTCTAATCCAATTAAACCAGATATGCCTAATGGAAATAATATTTTAGAAGGAAACAAGTTTGCATGGTCATTAAAAGGAATTAGTGATTTTGAGTTTGCTAAAGTCAATTTCAATAAGTCGACAGAAGAAATGCAAATCGACTTAAAAGAAGGCATACCGCATCATTATTTTAATGAAACATATGCGAGTATTAAAGTACAAAATGCATCAGGAAAAGTAGTATATAAGAAAGACATTTATGGAAACAAACAACAAAATGCTGAACTGCAAAAAGTTCCAGTCAAAGTAGGAGATTATATTGAGTTAACACATCTAGAAGGTGTGCATAGAGCAACTTTTATGAATGTCGATAATAGTAAACAAGAGAGCTTTGGAAAAAAAGCCATATACGAAGTTACAAAGGATGGCCTGAAAACAGTAAATCAAATTGTTAATCCGAAACCAGATACAGAGGCTCCGACACAGCCACAAGGATTATATGCAAGCAACGTTTCTTCTAACAGTGTAGAGCTAAAATGGAACCCTTCCACAGATAATGTAGGTGTAAAAGAATATCAGGTACTACGCGATGGACAATTGATTCAAACGGTACAAGGAACGACGTTTACTGATCAAAACTTAACAGCTAATAAGGAATATAAATATGCAGTGAAGGCTGTAGATGCAGCTGGAAATACATCAATTCAAAGTAACATTCTTCCGATAAAAACAAAGGATCAAAATGTATCTTATGAAAAATGGGATCCGAAGAAGGCGTATACAAAGGGTGACAAAGTAGAACATCAAGGGAAAGTGTATGAAGCTGTTCAAAATCATCAAGGAAATGGTGACACGAATTGGATATTTGCTTTATCGTTATGGAAACCAATTACAATCAAGTAA
- a CDS encoding putative mucin/carbohydrate-binding domain-containing protein, translated as MNIFKGFLISSIAMTTFVGTDLILQNDRIHNKVYAESYNVTYKETDSNKRDSQEEQLIVKFKNEIDLPYEDGIEKRIKNGNYDNNLKKLFSENTELTLDRLFSSVNPIEIEKLSLHSKSFANQSANNLLNYYIVQAPNNIEIELLLKKFETSPLVEEAYIQEKQILTPPEIQLPDLSVNPYDDPRFKNQGYLEAAPKGINASHAWSIKGGDGKGTTFVDMEYGWLLNHEDLVNKNIKLMSGQNISQHRAHGTSVLGIVSSEDNQIGNIGIAPKANVKVISQIRDNGIYNTADAILSAVHNLQAGDILLLEAQASYDGYGDKYLPVEVHPDIFDAIRVGTDKGIIIIEAGANGSNDLDNFKDRNGKKILNRNSPDFKDSGAIMVGAGSSTVPHKRLWFSNYGSRLDVYGWGENVDTTSANPSQNTTNLYTSTFSGTSSASPIIAGAATSIQGIAKEHRGSPYTPAELRNILSNPNTGTKSQDPWNDRIGVLPDLKSILDNLGFNPDIPNSSNILEGKQFAWSLKGISDFEFAKINLNKSTEEVQVDLKAGIPHHYFNETYASIKVQNASGKVVYNKDIYGNKQQNAESQKVPVKVGDYIELTHLEGVHRATLTNVDNSKQESFGKKAIYEVTKEGLKKVEKIPEATVLDGNQFGWSLKGYSDREIAKVNYNRVTEKMQVNLEAGVPHSYFNNTYASIKVQNSSGSVVYNKEIVGNRQQTAERQTVPVKVGDYIEFTHIEGEAVKEKTRATLINLENSKQEYIGKKRTYQITSTGLHKID; from the coding sequence ATGAACATATTCAAAGGGTTTCTAATTTCATCAATTGCAATGACAACATTCGTAGGAACAGATCTAATACTACAAAATGATAGAATTCATAATAAAGTTTACGCTGAATCTTATAATGTCACATACAAAGAAACAGATTCTAATAAAAGAGATTCACAGGAAGAACAATTAATTGTAAAGTTTAAAAATGAAATTGATTTACCTTATGAAGATGGTATTGAGAAACGAATAAAAAATGGAAATTATGATAACAATTTAAAAAAGTTATTTTCTGAAAATACAGAACTTACTTTGGATCGCCTGTTCTCATCTGTAAATCCAATAGAGATTGAAAAGTTATCATTACACTCTAAATCATTTGCTAATCAATCAGCTAACAATTTATTAAATTATTATATTGTACAAGCTCCTAATAACATTGAAATAGAATTATTACTGAAAAAATTTGAAACATCACCTCTTGTAGAAGAAGCTTATATACAAGAAAAACAAATTTTGACACCCCCTGAAATACAGTTACCAGATTTATCTGTTAATCCGTACGATGATCCTAGATTTAAAAATCAAGGATATCTTGAAGCGGCACCAAAGGGAATTAATGCCTCGCATGCTTGGAGCATTAAAGGTGGTGACGGGAAGGGTACAACTTTTGTGGATATGGAATATGGATGGTTATTGAACCATGAGGATTTAGTCAATAAAAATATAAAGCTTATGTCTGGACAAAATATAAGCCAACATAGAGCTCATGGTACTTCTGTATTAGGAATTGTTTCATCCGAAGATAATCAAATTGGAAATATTGGAATTGCACCAAAAGCAAATGTAAAAGTAATATCCCAAATTAGGGATAATGGAATTTATAATACAGCGGATGCTATTTTAAGTGCTGTACATAATTTACAAGCAGGGGATATTCTTTTATTAGAGGCACAAGCTTCGTATGATGGGTATGGGGATAAATATTTACCTGTAGAAGTACATCCAGATATTTTTGATGCGATTCGTGTTGGTACAGATAAAGGGATTATTATTATAGAAGCTGGCGCAAATGGTTCAAACGACTTAGATAATTTTAAAGATCGTAATGGAAAAAAGATCTTAAATCGAAATAGTCCAGACTTTAAGGATTCAGGTGCTATTATGGTTGGGGCGGGATCATCAACTGTTCCACATAAACGTTTATGGTTTTCAAATTATGGAAGTCGATTAGATGTATATGGATGGGGAGAAAATGTTGATACAACATCAGCAAATCCAAGTCAAAATACTACAAATTTATATACATCAACATTTAGTGGCACATCAAGTGCTTCACCAATTATTGCTGGGGCAGCAACTTCGATTCAAGGTATTGCTAAAGAACATCGAGGTTCCCCTTATACACCAGCCGAATTAAGAAATATCTTAAGTAATCCAAATACAGGAACAAAATCTCAAGATCCGTGGAATGATAGAATAGGTGTTTTACCTGATTTAAAATCTATATTAGATAACTTAGGTTTTAATCCAGATATACCGAACTCTTCTAATATTTTAGAAGGAAAGCAGTTTGCATGGTCGCTAAAAGGAATTAGCGATTTCGAGTTTGCTAAAATCAATCTCAATAAATCGACAGAAGAAGTGCAAGTTGATTTAAAGGCAGGCATACCACATCATTATTTTAATGAAACATACGCGAGTATTAAAGTACAAAATGCATCAGGGAAAGTAGTATACAATAAAGACATTTATGGAAACAAACAACAAAATGCTGAATCGCAAAAAGTTCCAGTCAAAGTAGGAGATTATATTGAGTTAACACATCTAGAAGGTGTGCATAGAGCTACTCTCACAAATGTTGATAATAGTAAACAAGAGAGCTTTGGAAAAAAAGCCATATACGAAGTTACAAAAGAAGGTCTGAAGAAAGTAGAAAAAATCCCAGAAGCAACGGTTTTAGACGGAAATCAATTTGGTTGGTCTTTAAAAGGATATAGTGATAGAGAAATTGCAAAAGTAAATTATAATAGGGTAACAGAGAAAATGCAGGTGAATTTAGAAGCAGGCGTACCACATTCTTATTTTAATAATACGTATGCAAGTATCAAAGTACAGAATTCATCCGGTAGTGTTGTGTACAATAAGGAAATAGTGGGAAATAGACAGCAAACTGCTGAAAGACAAACTGTGCCAGTCAAAGTGGGAGATTATATCGAGTTTACCCATATAGAAGGGGAAGCAGTAAAGGAAAAGACACGGGCTACACTTATTAACCTTGAGAATAGTAAACAGGAATATATAGGTAAGAAAAGAACCTATCAAATTACTTCAACAGGTTTACACAAAATAGATTAA